The following proteins come from a genomic window of Aspergillus luchuensis IFO 4308 DNA, chromosome 3, nearly complete sequence:
- a CDS encoding COPI-interacting protein CEX1 (COG:T;~EggNog:ENOG410PHPR;~InterPro:IPR016024,IPR011989,IPR000719,IPR011009, IPR032682;~PFAM:PF12717,PF07714,PF00069;~go_function: GO:0004672 - protein kinase activity [Evidence IEA];~go_function: GO:0005524 - ATP binding [Evidence IEA];~go_process: GO:0006468 - protein phosphorylation [Evidence IEA]) produces the protein MDFLKSAVASAIAKGSSFPYSLGDRVDLSDSIWTLHNATKREDGSPCSVFTFDIASNKSRLPLAKNAVRKSRTLRHPGVIKVLDTIETEASLYIVTERVVPLSWHVKRRSLSEETSKWGLYTVASTLKFINGDAASVHGVVRASSVFTSESGEWKLGGFDILSSMNDENAVIYTYGSLVPDAARFTPPEVVKSGWDTIKRNPLTAIDSYGLGILVYEVYNGNFTGGDQVGKTTNIPPSMHQSYKRLCTANPKLRLSPAHFVEQGKKSGGFFETPLIRLTDDIESLGLKNDAEREEFVNELDELSDDFPEEFFKMKVLPELLKSVEFGGGGPKVLGAILKIGAKLSQEEFNSRLTPVVVRLFGNPDRALRVCLLDNLPVMIDNLPQKIVNDKIFPQITSGFTDAAPVVREQTVKAVLPIINKLSDRVINGDLLKFLARTANDEQPGIRTNTTICLGKIAKNLGQGSRSKVLIAAFTRSLRDPFVHARSAGLLALGATLEFFTEEDCATKVLPAICPSLLDKEKMVRDQANKTLDLYLQRIRKYGSTMADTVIPPAASADPTKDTARIGTSNDKSWAGWAISSFTNKLTAANGEIEPTANGAKPVEPEPARPASVPRPTRASSSVQKETLRPATQSLNRSMSEQPPTLAKEEDDTEDVYDAWGAMDDDEDEQQVEEDPFSATATSSPTVSAAAPAPAPKAAPVPYDDGGEPDFAGWLAAQSKSKKPLPKGLNKSSPTSVSRPSSRSSTAKPRTVVAPAKKIDTTPKDTEEDDGWGDAWD, from the exons ATGGATTTCCTCAAATCTGCCGTCGCATCGGCGATCGCAAAGGGTAGTTCATTCCCTTACTCACTCGGAGACAGAGTCGACCTCTCCGACTCGATCTGGACGCTACACAATGCTACGAAACGG GAAGACGGTTCGCCCTGCAGCGTCTTTACCTTCGATATTGCTTCCAATAAGTCCCGTCTACCGTTGGCGAAGAATGCGGTGCGCAAGTCCCGGACGCTGAGACATCCCGGGGTGATTAAGGTCTTGGATACGATCGAG ACGGAAGCTAGCCTTTACATTGTCACCGAGCGAGTCGTTCCCCTCTCGTGGCATGTTAAGCGGAGGAGTCTGAGCGAGGAGACGTCCAAATGGGGGTTGTATACTGTGGCG TCTACGCTCAAGTTCATCAATGGAGATGCGGCCTCTGTTCATGGTGTTGTCAGAGCCTCCTCGGTATTCACAAGCGAGAGTGGGGAATGGAAGCTGGGTGGTTTCGACATTTTGAGTTCGATGAATGATGAGAATGCGGTCATTTAT ACATATGGTAGTCTCGTTCCTGACGCGGCTCGATTCACACCTCCGGAGGTCGTCAAGAGCGGATGGGACACGATCAAACGGAACCCGCTGACTGCGATTGATTCTTACGGGCTTGGAATACTAGTTTACGAGGTCTATAATGGCAACTTCACTGGCGGGGACCAGGTGGGCAAGACGACGAACATCCCGCCCAGTATGCATCAGAGCTATAAACGCCTGTGCACGGCGAATCCCAAACTGCGCCTGAGCCCTGCCCACTTTGTTgagcaggggaagaagagcggcGGCTTCTTCGAGACCCCACTTATCCGGTTGACGGACGATATCGAGAGTTTGGGACTCAAGAACGATGCAGAGCGAGAGGAGTTTGTCAA TGAGCTTGATGAGCTGTCCGACGACTTCCCGGAGGAGTTTTTCAAGATGAAGGTGCTTCCAGAGTTGCTCAAGTCGGTTGAGTTTGGCGGAGGTGGCCCCAAGGTACTGGGGGCTATTCTGAAGATCGGGGCGAAGTTATCCCAGGAAGAGTTCAACTCGCGACTTACGCCTGTCGTTGTCCGACTCTTTGGGAACCCGGATCGAGCGCTGCGGGTCTGCTTGCTCGATAACCTCCCTGTGATGATTGACAACCTGCCTCAGAAAATCGTCAATGACAAGATCTTTCCTCAGATT ACCTCCGGCTTCACCGACGCCGCACCCGTCGTCCGAGAGCAGACGGTCAAGGCTGTTTTGCCAATTATCAACAAGCTCAGCGACCGTGTCATCAACGGTGACCTGCTCAAGTTCCTCGCACGTACCGCCAACGATGAGCAGCCAGGAATCCGTACAAATACCACAATCTGCTTGGGCAAGATAGCTAAGAACCTCGGGCAAGGC TCGAGATCCAAGGTCCTTATTGCGGCCTTCACCAGGTCTCTTCGGGATCCCTTCGTCCACGCCCGGAGCGCTGGTCTGCTCGCTCTTGGAGCGACGTTGGAGTTCTTCACCGAGGAAGACTGCGCGACAAAAGTGCTTCCGGCTATCTGCCCTTCCCTTCTGGATAAAGAAAA GATGGTCAGAGACCAGGCGAATAAGACACTCGACCTGTATCTCCAGCGTATCCGGAAGTACGGCAGCACAATGGCAGACACGGTAATTCCTCCGGCAGCCAGTGCAGATCCGACAAAGGATACAGCCCGTATCGGCACATCTAACGATAAATCATGGGCTGGATGGGCGATTTCCTCGTTCACCAATAAGCTCACGGCGGCCAATGGCGAAATCGAACCCACCGCCAACGGTGCTAAACCGGTTGAGCCTGAACCAGCTCGTCCAGCTTCTGTTCCCCGCCCAACGAGGGCGTCATCGTCGGTGCAGAAAGAGACACTACGGCCTGCAACTCAGTCTTTGAACCGGTCCATGTCGGAGCAACCACCAACTTTGGCtaaagaagaggatgatacAGAAGATGTCTACGACGCGTGGGGTGCaatggacgatgatgaagacgagcagCAAGTAGAGGAGGACCCGTTCAGTGCGACAGCAACTAGCAGTCCAAcagtttctgctgctgcacctgCCCCTGCACCTAAAGCAGCCCCCGTTCCGTacgatgatggcggcgagCCGGACTTTGCGGGTTGGCTGGCCGCCCAGTCCAAGTCAAAGAAGCCATTGCCAAAGGGATTGAATAAATCCAGTCCCACCTCGGTATCACGGCCATCTAGCCGCAGTAGCACGGCTAAGCCCAGGACCGTTGTCGCCCCAGCGAAAAAGATCGACACGACACCTAAAGACACtgaggaggacgatggcTGGGGAGACGCTTGGGATTAG
- a CDS encoding uncharacterized protein (COG:S;~EggNog:ENOG410PQP6), which produces MESDEAPPPPYSAVDPLLAQANSRNAAATAEVNRVLLRLRGGETTLGTSPSSPASSSASHDFPASSASLPTHFTSAAEYFVERPPPTSSRQGDIVEHCVTIFPRSQSKDIRRRPRCWTAQKTEDITQQDWDVFLRYLFPPHLGLASTSAQLPRQVRAEIQRDRKDRPQETDEERKRRIAAVIMEWNQYFFEPRSARVVYVYVMDPQSAPRSSLCPKCWPAATTRENRVAQASDAGRGRLQQSPVTPTAAEQPGAPSVSAVYTPGPYAYPQYPTPPTPYAPYGHPAPYSPAVYPPHPAYHYPPPPPPPPPPGHYPPQPPWGWTAPPYGVPYQDPSMSKGGGPLDWIASLASQAQKYGERFTEQAQHYGRQVEEQALAHSRWIEEQAGLQGRKVEDAFTGFVSPSRDDWIANQPPKPGYVQNSTAHTPTTTPTATATTTTTTVTPQRTTPAQPERTRRASIDSEASDLSFSSIDSLSTTSELSASDLATVRAQLLSLNDHHDRELYEAAVGLRRQLDVLQQSRRQNRTSGRSGWRHGWRRWDSPSEQHQKQSDKRAVKEETRATRKAFRDVLRRAREEQREKRRLKRTRRRQEQRAREVQRDGAEMPLEQHMQRLELDTNRESRSTVQSFTSIPSPARSLAESDSEISSISTPSTSSNEKMPVKGKSEKSAIERKPCKEAEKSYEKDKKGSDQYNRGASRRN; this is translated from the coding sequence ATGGAATCCGAcgaagctcctcctccgccataCTCTGCGGTCGACCCGTTACTCGCACAAGCAAACAGCCGAAATGCCGCTGCGACTGCGGAAGTGAATCGTGTCCTGCTACGTCTGCGTGGGGGGGAGACAACCCTAGGCACCTCGCCCTCAAGTCCTGCGTCCAGCTCCGCCAGTCATGATTTTCCAGCATCCTCCGCCAGCTTGCCTACCCACTTCACATCTGCTGCGGAATACTTCGTGGAGCGACCGCCTCCGACTTCAAGCCGTCAGGGGGACATTGTGGAACATTGTGTAACGATCTTTCCGCGCAGCCAATCAAAGGATATCCGGCGTCGACCTCGTTGTTGGACCGCGCAGAAAACGGAAGACATCACCCAGCAGGACTGGGACGTTTTCCTGAGATACTTGTTTCCACCGCATTTGGGTCTAGCGTCTACTTCGGCACAACTGCCCCGTCAAGTCAGAGCAGAGATTCAGCGTGATCGCAAGGATCGGCCCCAGGAAACGGATGAAGAACGCAAGAGACGGATTGCTGCTGTGATAATGGAGTGGAACCAATACTTCTTCGAACCCCGCTCGGCTCGTGTCGTATATGTCTACGTGATGGACCCTCAAAGTGCGCCGCGATCATCTTTGTGTCCTAAGTGTTGGCCGGCTGCTACAACACGAGAAAACCGAGTCGCCCAGGCGTCCGACGCTGGTCGAGGTCGCTTACAACAGTCGCCTGTGACACCAACAGCTGCTGAGCAGCCTGGTGCGCCTTCAGTCAGTGCTGTTTATACACCAGGGCCATATGCCTACCCACAATATCCTACCCCTCCTACTCCTTACGCACCTTATGGGCATCCTGCGCCATACAGCCCTGCTGTGTATCCGCCTCATCCCGCATACCAttacccccctccaccaccgccgccgccgccgcccggTCACTaccctcctcagcctccatGGGGCTGGACTGCTCCCCCTTATGGGGTTCCTTACCAGGATCCAAGCATGTCAAAGGGAGGAGGGCCCTTAGATTGGATAGCGTCGTTGGCCTCGCAGGCCCAAAAGTATGGAGAGCGCTTCACTGAGCAAGCACAACATTATGGAAGGCAGGTGGAGGAACAGGCTCTTGCTCACAGTCGCTGGATCGAGGAGCAGGCCGGACTTCAGGGACGAAAGGTGGAGGATGCCTTCACAGGCTTTGTCAGTCCATCTCGCGATGATTGGATCGCGAACCAACCCCCTAAGCCAGGGTACGTACAGAATAGCACTGCGCATACACCTACGACCACGCCTACGGCTACGGCTACGACTACGACCACGACAGTTACGCCTCAACGCACTACTCCAGCTCAACCCGAACGGACTCGCCGGGCTTCAATCGACTCGGAGGCATCCGActtgtctttctcttcgatTGATTCCCTGTCAACAACGTCCGAGCTCAGCGCCTCTGATCTGGCCACGGTCCGCGCGCAACTTTTGTCACTGAACGACCATCACGACCGGGAGTTGTACGAAGCCGCCGTGGGTCTGCGGCGTCAGCTTGACGTTCTACAGCAGTCGCGACGCCAGAACCGTACATCTGGACGAAGCGGCTGGCGCCACGGCTGGAGGCGATGGGACTCGCCAAGCGAGCAGCACCAGAAGCAGTCAGACAAGCGAGCGGTCAAAGAAGAGACCCGAGCCACGCGGAAAGCATTCCGAGATGTATTGCGTCGAGCGCGAGAAGAGCAACGCGAAAAGCGGCGGCTCAAACGCACCCGCCGGCGTCAGGAGCAGCGAGCACGTGAGGTGCAGAGGGATGGTGCTGAGATGCCACTCGAGCAGCACATGCAGCGATTGGAGCTTGACACTAATCGTGAGAGCCGCTCAACCGTGCAGTCTTTCAcctccattccatccccggCGCGGTCCCTGGCCGAATCGGATAGTGAAATTAGTTCTATCAGCACACCGAGCACATCAAGTAACGAAAAGATGCCGGTCAAGGGGAAGAGCGAGAAGTCGGCGATCGAAAGGAAGCCGTGCAAAGAAGCAGAGAAGTCATATGAGAAAGACAAGAAGGGCTCCGATCAATATAATCGGGGGGCGTCACGGCGCAATTAG
- the ARD1 gene encoding peptide alpha-N-acetyltransferase complex A subunit ARD1 (COG:S;~EggNog:ENOG410PHRH;~InterPro:IPR000182,IPR016181;~PFAM:PF13673,PF08445,PF00583;~go_function: GO:0008080 - N-acetyltransferase activity [Evidence IEA]): protein MVDILPLSSYPSYIDLLPSIQTCNITNLPENYFLKYYLYHALTWPQLSFVAVVRPKNGYSKYTTTTTENGGGQGAGSAAEQYPKVVGYVLAKMEEEPTDGVPHGHITSISVMRTHRRLGIAERLMRMSQRAMAECHRAQYVSLHVRVSNKAALHLYRDTLGFQVDSVESKYYADGEDAYAMRMDLSGMFINWAEIERKDRERAEKDEKDADEGDEVGELGKKEEKESTEKMVKVKVGRGLGVGDLVEKNEAQASSS, encoded by the exons ATGGTCgacatcctccccctcagcAGCTACCCCTCCTACATCGACCTCCTACCCTCGATCCAAACCTGCAACATCACGAACCTCCCCGAGAACTACTTTCTAAAATACTACCTGTACCATGCACTGACCTGGCCCCAACTATCCTTCGTGGCCGTGGTGCGACCCAAGAACGGCTACAGCAAgtataccaccaccaccacggagaatggaggaggccaaggagccGGCAGCGCCGCAGAACAATACCCCAAGGTAGTGGGGTACGTGttggcgaagatggaggaggagccgACGGATGGGGTGCCGCATGGACATATCACGAGTATTTCTGTGATGAGGACGCATAGACGCTTGGGGATTGCGGagaggttgatgaggatgtctc AACGCGCAATGGCCGAATGTCACCGCGCACAATACGTGTCCCTGCACGTGCGCGTATCCAACAAAGCGGCGCTGCATCTTTACCGCGATACTCTCGGATTCCAGGTCGATAGTGTGGAGAGCAAGTACTAtgcggatggggaggatgcgTATGCGATGCGCATGGATCTGTCGGGCATGTTTATCAATTGGGCGGAGATTGAGCGGAAGGATCGCGAGCGGGcggagaaagatgagaaggatgcggATGAAGGTGATGAGGTGGGTgagttggggaagaaggaggagaaggagagtaCTGAGAAGATGGTCAAGGTGAAGGTTGGGCGTGGGTTGGGAGTTGGGGATTTGGTTGAGAAGAATGAGGCgcaggcttcttcttcttag
- a CDS encoding PI-PLC domain-containing protein (COG:S;~EggNog:ENOG410PIPE;~InterPro:IPR017946;~SECRETED:SignalP(1-20);~TransMembrane:1 (n3-13c20/21o437-457i);~go_function: GO:0008081 - phosphoric diester hydrolase activity [Evidence IEA];~go_process: GO:0006629 - lipid metabolic process [Evidence IEA]) translates to MRLIAHLLPLLAVGVWPALAQDDSTTTTTTGNNGGLTLEGTVTSSISEATLPTGHYLSYTTTMTLDNGHTVTSTGAHSATTTTSNSTTASGNFTTTVTSSSQSLTLLVGGQTGGVNGTNATTTATSTASSTPVVNTQPCNGHAEFCARKYSNITMVAAHNSPFVKPGNAAANQALDVTAQLDDGIRMLQFQTHLVNNTLYLCHTSCDLLNMGPLEDYLTTVTKWVKTHPYDVVTIMIGNYDYVDPGNFTGPIQNSGLMDYVFTPSKIPMALDDWPTMSSMILSGKRAVVFMDYQANQTAYPWLMDEFSQMWETPFSPTDAAFPCTEQRPPDLSVQDAKDRMYMANHNLNLDINIASISLLIPNTASLNETNAVSGYGSLGKMARNCTAMWDRPPNFLLVDYYNYGNFNGSVFAVAAEMNNVTWDGKCCGAASAATSVMPGVSVMSTLLLIAGVQYMASIF, encoded by the exons ATGCGGTTGATCGCTCACCTACTGCCGCTCCTGGCAGTGGGCGTTTGGCCAGCTCTGGCACAAGATgatagcaccaccaccacgacgacTGGCAACAATGGCGGCCTGACTCTCGAGGGGACCGTCACTTCGTCCATCAGTGAAGCGACGCTGCCCACAGGTCACTACCTCTCCTACACTACCACTATGACCCTCGATAATGGACATACCGTCACGAGCACCGGGGCGCACTCCGCGACGACAACCACCTCTAACTCTACAACAGCATCCGGGAATTTCACCACGACAGTGACTTCTTCGTCGCAATCTCTCACACTGCTGGTGGGCGGACAGACTGGTGGAGTCAATGGCACCAACGCTACTACAACAGCGACGTCCACAGCATCGTCGACTCCGGTCGTCAACACACAGCCTTGCAATGGCCACGCGGAGTTTTGCGCGCGCAAGTACTCCAACATCACCATGGTTGCTGCCCACAACAGCCCGTTTGTCAAGCCAGGCAATGCGGCAGCCAACCAGGCGTTGGACGTTACCGCTCAGCTGGACGACGGCATACGGATGC TGCAATTTCAAACACACCTGgtcaacaacaccctctaccttTGTCACACCAGCTGCGACCTTTTGAACATGGGACCTCTGGAAGACTACCTGACGACGGTCACGAAATGGGTGAAAACCCATCCATATGACGTGGTCACCATCATGATAGGCAACTATGATTATGTAGACCCCGGCAACTTCACGGGCCCTATCCAGAACTCTGGCCTCATGGACTATGTGTTTACACCCTCGAAGATCCCAATGGCGCTGGATGATTGGCCTACGATGTCCAGTATGATTCTGTCTGGCAAGCGAGCCGTTGTCTTCATGGACTACCAGGCCAATCAGACGGCCTACCCGTGGCTCATGGATGAGTTTTCGCAGATGTGGGAGACGCCGTTTTCACCCACGGACGCAGCTTTCCCTTGCACAGAGCAGCGCCCGCCGGACCTGTCCGTGCAGGACGCCAAAGACCGGATGTACATGGCCAACCACAACCTGAATCTCGACATCAATATTGCCAGCATTAGTCTGCTGATCCCCAACACTGCCTCGCTCAACGAGACCAACGCGGTCTCCGGCTACGGTAGTCTAGGAAAGATGGCCCGCAACTGCACGG CTATGTGGGACCGGCCGCCTAACTTCCTTCTGGTGGATTACTACAATTACGGCAACTTCAACGGGTCCGTGTTCGCGGTGGCCGCCGAGATGAACAACGTGACCTGGGATGGGAAATGCTGCGGCGCAGCGTCTGCCGCGACAAGCGTGATGCCTGGGGTGAGTGTGATGAGTACGCTGCTTCTGATTGCGGGAGTGCAGTATATGGCATCGATATTCTAG
- a CDS encoding SUR7/PalI family protein (COG:S;~EggNog:ENOG410PNEM;~InterPro:IPR009571;~PFAM:PF06687;~TransMembrane:5 (i28-50o125-143i155-178o212-237i258-278o);~go_component: GO:0005886 - plasma membrane [Evidence IEA]), translating to MAKLPLFRKAPARPQVGRSRSKVLWHRILRSFCYLIAWIFLILVCIGNVADKPVLRQTYFLEINLANIIPLSTPNAVLIDTIARTIGLHDFYQVGLWNFCEGYLDQGITHCSSPKPLYWFNPVEIILSELLSGATIALPANITSALHIARIASHWMFGLFITATVLTFILIFLSPLAVSSRPPQALSSDPVINQTHPQHRRRTFVFLRSLPFLILTFVTALFTVVASVVATVMFIIFRNVFTSASEDLNIDAWIGTRMMVFMWIASAFNLFAFILQLGSCCASCCGGRKTRKQLKQNSAGTASPSSTASPDVREKEHPHSPATTE from the exons ATGGCAAAGCTGCCCCTGTTCAGGAAAGCTCCTGCACGTCCGCAGGTCGGCCGGAGCAGATCGAAGGTGCTCTGGCACCGTATCCTTCGTTCCTTCTGCTATCTCATCGCTTGGATCTTTCTGATCTTGGTCTGCATTGGCAATGTCGCCGATAAGCCCGTTCTCCGACAGACCTACTTCCTCGAGATCAACCTGGCAAATATCATCCCATTGTCCACCCCCAATGCGGTCCTGATCGATACCATTGCTCGCACCATCGGTCTGCACGACTTTTACCAGGTGGGACTATGGAATTTTTGCGAAGGCTATCTGGACCAGGGCATCACCCACTGCTCTTCGCCCAAACCCCTCTACTGGTTCAATCCTGTCGAGATCATCCTCAGTGAACTGCTATCCGGCGCAACGA TTGCTCTTCCTGCCAACATCACGTCGGCTCTGCACATCGCCCGCATAGCCTCTCACTGGATGTTTGGTCTCTTTATCACCGCTACCGTCCTaaccttcatcctcatcttcctatCTCCACTTGCCGTCTCCTCACGGCCTCCTCAAGCTCTTTCCTCCGACCCAGTCATTAATCAAACCCACCCGCAACATCGTCGTCGAACCTTTGTGTTTCTCCGTTCTCTCCCGTTCCTCATCCTAACGTTCGTGACCGCTCTCTTCACCGTTGTTGCCTCCGTCGTCGCAACCGTCatgttcatcatcttccgtaACGTCTTCACCTCCGCCAGCGAAGACCTCAACATCGACGCCTGGATCGGCACGCGCATGATGGTTTTCATGTGGATCGCCTCCGCCTTCAACCTTTTTGCATTTATTCTCCAGCTTGGCTCCTGCTGTGCGTCTTGCTGTGGTGGCCGCAAAACCCGCAAGCAGCTCAAACAAAATAGTGCCGGCACTGCGAGCCCTAGCAGCACAGCTTCCCCTGATGTGCGTGAGAAAGAGCATCCGCACAGCCCCGCAACTACGGAGTGA
- the LST8 gene encoding WD40 repeat domain-containing protein (BUSCO:EOG092638XA;~COG:S;~EggNog:ENOG410PIRV;~InterPro:IPR011047,IPR037588,IPR015943,IPR001680, IPR019775,IPR020472,IPR017986;~PFAM:PF00400;~go_component: GO:0031931 - TORC1 complex [Evidence IEA];~go_component: GO:0031932 - TORC2 complex [Evidence IEA];~go_function: GO:0005515 - protein binding [Evidence IEA];~go_process: GO:0031929 - TOR signaling [Evidence IEA]), which yields MSVILCTAGYDHTIRFWEALSGICSRTIQHPDSQVNRLCITPDKRYLAAAGHNNVKLYDIKSTNPNPVMTFDGHTNNITGVAFHCEGKWMVTSSEDGTVKVWDTRTGSLQRNYAHKAPVNDVVIHPNQGELISGDRAGIVRVWDLGESVCTHQLIPEDDVAVHSVSVASDGSLLCAGNKKGNVYIWRMIQDAEITRIVPICTFQAHKDYLTRVLLSPDVKHLATCSADHTAKVWNLDLDYPPAKIAAANAAKAKARAISSPESNDSPSSPESTQHVNHASPNGTDFEANPFSLFQAATPINNEPQQTFPVQPDGPPMDSATGTLFLETTLANHQRWVWDCAFSADSAYLVTVSSDHYARLWELASGQIIRQYSGHHRGAVCVALNDYSEPR from the exons ATGAGCGTTATACTTTGCACTG CGGGCTACGACCACACCATTCG TTTCTGGGAGGCCTTGTCGGGAATTTGCTCGCGCACTATACAGCATCCCGATTCCCAGGTTAATCGCTTATGCATCACCCCCGATAAACGGTACTTGGCAGCCGCCGGCCACAATAATGTCAAGCTGTATGACATCAAATCTACCAATCCCAATCCGGTCATGACCTTCGACGGCCATACGAACAACATCACCGGCGTCGCGTTTCACTGCGAGGGGAAGTGGATGGTCACCAGCTCGGAGGACGGTACGGTTAAAGTCTGGGATACCCGTACAGGCAGCCTGCAGCGCAATTACGCGCATAAAGCTCCGGTCAACGACGTTGtaatccaccccaaccagGGCGAACTCATTAGCGGCGATCGCGCTGGTATTGTCCGGGTTTGGGACCTGGGTGAAAGCGTCTGCACTCACCAGCTGATTCCTGAGGACGACGTTGCTGTTCATAGTGTTAGTGTCGCAAGCGATGGATCCCTGCTCTGCGCTGGAAATAAGAAg GGTAATGTCTACATCTGGCGCATGATCCAAGACGCTGAGATAACGCGCATCGTTCCGATATGTACCTTCCAGGCGCACAAGGACTACCTCACTCGcgttcttctctcccccgaTGTCAAGCATCTCGCAACTTGCTCCGCAGACCACACGGCCAAAGTATGGAACCTTGACCTTGATTACCCGCCGGCCAAGATTGCCGCCGCCAATgccgccaaggccaaggccagAGCCATATCTTCACCCGAATCGAATGAcagcccttcttcccctgaaTCGACGCAACACGTGAACCACGCATCCCCCAACGGCACCGACTTTGAAGCCAACCCATTCAGTCTCTTCCAAGCAGCGACACCTATAAACAACGAACCCCAGCAGACCTTCCCTGTACAACCGGACGGACCCCCCATGGATTCCGCGACAGGAACACTTTTCCTAGAGACCACGCTTGCAAATCACCAACGGTGGGTCTGGGATTGCGCTTTCTCCGCTGACTCTGCGTATCTCGTCACAGTATCCAGCGACCACTACGCCCGCCTATGGGAGCTGGCGTCGGGTCAGATCATCCGTCAATACAGTGGTCATCACCGCGGGGCGGTATGCGTAGCGCTGAACGACTATTCTGAGCCGCGTTGA